A stretch of DNA from Alicyclobacillus acidocaldarius subsp. acidocaldarius Tc-4-1:
CCGCTTCACGGACGCTCATCTCCCGCTTCCTGCGGCAACAATTTCGCCTTCTTGAGAAGTCGCTCGACCTCTCGCTCGAGATCGTGAAAATCGGCGTCTGCTGCGTTTGCTCGGCAGACCACAACGATGTCGAGAGGCTGGTCGCCAAGCTCGTCCAACCAACGCTGAAAAATCGCCCGAAGGAGGCGCTTTAAGCGGTTGCGGACGACTGCCTTTCCGACCTTCCTGCTTATGGAAAACCC
This window harbors:
- the rnpA gene encoding ribonuclease P protein component, which produces MQSQHRLKDSRDFRRVFRKGKSFASGRLVLYYCDNRVARVRVGFSISRKVGKAVVRNRLKRLLRAIFQRWLDELGDQPLDIVVVCRANAADADFHDLEREVERLLKKAKLLPQEAGDERP